A region of the Candidatus Methylomirabilis oxygeniifera genome:
CTGGGGGTGCCCCTGACACCCTATCCCGGATATGGGTATATGTATCCCTATCCGCCCCCCGTCCGCTATGCGCCGCATCCGTACTACCGTGCCTATCCCCCTTGCGCGCGGGTCTGGATCCCCGGGTACTATGATAGTTATGGCAACTGGGTCTTCGGGTACTATCAGTACGATTGTGGGTACTACGGTTATTAAGCTTGGTAGGTTGCGCGACCATTTGACGATGTGTCACTCA
Encoded here:
- a CDS encoding exported protein of unknown function (Evidence 5 : No homology to any previously reported sequences) → MKIAKRSVAALVIGTLLVTSLFLLAADPASARTNFHFGLNLGVPLTPYPGYGYMYPYPPPVRYAPHPYYRAYPPCARVWIPGYYDSYGNWVFGYYQYDCGYYGY